One bacterium DNA segment encodes these proteins:
- a CDS encoding sigma-54 dependent transcriptional regulator, with the protein MTGNGLPADTERFPQGLILVVEDDPASIRLYRKILAEYPEAVFFGNGSEAASFIQTAGLISLAFVDFILPGESGLELVAELNRRFPQAEVFMITGLDDIQTAVKAVKAGAANYLLKPFRVAEMRAIVERNRRREQVRVENLNLQRLLNAEDRKPLLVGRSDGMRRVREMALSVAPLDATVLILGETGTGKDLLARFIHAHSERARNCFVVTDLSALNERLIESELFGHEKGAFTGAHERRVGKFERASGGTIFLNEIGNLSLGAQQKLLRVLEDRAMERVGGDATISVDIRIIAATSTDLEGETARGAFRPDLLYRLNVFTITIPPLRERREDIPLLVDHFLKLHCARYQRPPLAPPPAAVERLLDHPWPGNVRELKHALERAVIAGDFDRLFLPTGSGSPRETSPGKSLAEMEREKIAAALRRTSGNLARAARELGISRSTLYGKIKKHGIETRRPGAQ; encoded by the coding sequence ATGACTGGCAACGGTCTCCCGGCAGACACGGAGCGGTTTCCCCAAGGTTTGATCCTGGTGGTCGAGGACGACCCCGCCAGCATCCGTCTCTACCGCAAGATCCTGGCCGAATACCCCGAAGCCGTATTTTTCGGCAACGGCTCGGAAGCGGCAAGCTTCATCCAAACCGCCGGGTTGATCAGCCTGGCGTTCGTCGATTTCATCCTCCCCGGGGAATCGGGACTGGAACTGGTCGCCGAACTGAACCGCCGTTTTCCCCAGGCCGAGGTCTTCATGATCACCGGCCTGGACGACATTCAGACGGCGGTGAAGGCGGTGAAGGCCGGAGCCGCCAATTACCTGCTCAAACCGTTTCGCGTCGCGGAGATGCGGGCCATCGTCGAACGCAACCGCCGCCGCGAGCAGGTGCGGGTGGAGAACCTCAATCTGCAGCGGCTGCTGAACGCGGAAGACCGAAAACCTTTGTTGGTCGGGCGCAGCGATGGCATGAGACGGGTTCGGGAGATGGCGCTGTCGGTCGCGCCGCTGGACGCGACCGTGCTTATCCTGGGCGAAACCGGAACCGGGAAGGACCTTCTCGCCCGGTTCATCCACGCCCACAGCGAACGGGCCCGGAACTGCTTCGTGGTCACCGACCTCTCCGCGCTCAACGAACGTCTGATCGAAAGCGAACTGTTCGGACATGAAAAAGGAGCGTTCACGGGGGCGCACGAGCGCCGGGTGGGAAAATTCGAACGGGCTTCGGGGGGCACCATATTCCTCAATGAAATCGGCAACCTCAGCCTGGGCGCCCAGCAGAAACTGCTGCGGGTCCTGGAGGACCGGGCCATGGAACGGGTGGGGGGGGACGCCACCATTTCGGTGGATATCCGCATCATCGCCGCCACCAGCACCGATTTGGAAGGGGAAACCGCCCGGGGGGCGTTCCGGCCGGATCTGCTCTACCGGCTCAACGTTTTCACCATCACCATCCCCCCCTTGCGGGAACGCCGCGAGGATATCCCCCTGCTCGTCGACCACTTCCTCAAATTACACTGCGCCCGCTACCAACGGCCTCCCCTTGCTCCCCCCCCCGCGGCGGTCGAGCGGCTCCTGGACCACCCCTGGCCGGGCAACGTCAGGGAACTCAAACACGCCCTGGAACGAGCCGTCATCGCCGGGGATTTCGACCGGTTGTTCCTGCCGACGGGAAGCGGGAGCCCCCGGGAAACGTCTCCCGGAAAAAGCCTGGCCGAAATGGAGCGGGAGAAAATCGCGGCGGCTTTACGACGGACTTCGGGCAATCTGGCGCGAGCCGCGCGCGAACTGGGGATCTCCCGCAGCACCCTGTACGGCAAAATCAAGAAACACGGGATCGAGACCCGCCGTCCCGGCGCTCAGTAA